The Limimonas halophila genome includes a region encoding these proteins:
- a CDS encoding DsbE family thiol:disulfide interchange protein has protein sequence MSEHGATPPGLGRRLLFALPLLAVLAFAGLAYWGLQPGHDPDAVPTGMVGERIPDFTLPALAGVRGGGVSLATLTAHEGPVLVNVFASWCAPCRAEHPVIMHLAEQRGIPVYGIAYKNAPAKARAWLNELGNPYRAVGVLSEKRAGVGIDLGISGVPETFLVGPNGVIRYKHNGALTRTILENDLLPRLAELRDQ, from the coding sequence ATGAGCGAGCACGGCGCGACGCCCCCCGGCCTGGGCCGGCGGCTGCTGTTCGCGCTGCCGCTGCTGGCGGTGCTGGCCTTCGCGGGGCTGGCCTACTGGGGCCTGCAGCCGGGCCACGACCCGGACGCCGTGCCCACGGGCATGGTGGGCGAACGCATTCCGGACTTCACCCTGCCCGCGCTGGCGGGTGTGCGCGGCGGCGGCGTGAGCCTGGCAACGCTGACGGCCCACGAGGGCCCGGTCCTGGTGAACGTCTTCGCCTCGTGGTGCGCACCGTGCCGCGCCGAGCATCCGGTCATCATGCACCTGGCCGAGCAGCGCGGCATTCCAGTTTACGGCATCGCCTACAAGAACGCGCCGGCCAAGGCACGCGCGTGGCTGAACGAACTGGGCAACCCCTACCGCGCCGTGGGCGTGCTCTCCGAAAAGCGCGCGGGCGTGGGCATCGACCTGGGCATCTCGGGCGTGCCCGAAACCTTCCTGGTGGGCCCCAACGGCGTCATCCGCTACAAGCACAACGGCGCGCTCACGCGCACGATCCTGGAAAACGATCTGCTGCCCAGGCTCGCCGAGCTTCGCGACCAGTAA
- the ccmE gene encoding cytochrome c maturation protein CcmE: protein MTQRKKRRLSLIALMLLLVGGATALVLTAFRDSVVFFYAPTELRAKEIPADRQLRVGGLVVEGSVAHHGEGLVTFAITDKRTEIPVEYRGLLPDLFAEGKGVVVKGQMNGNGVLAADNVLAKHDENYVPPEVQEALEKAGEWKKGAPEGMTAE, encoded by the coding sequence ATGACGCAGCGCAAGAAACGCCGGCTGAGCCTGATCGCCCTGATGCTGCTGCTGGTCGGCGGGGCGACGGCGCTGGTGCTCACGGCCTTCCGCGACAGCGTGGTCTTCTTCTACGCGCCCACGGAGCTGCGCGCGAAGGAGATCCCGGCCGACCGGCAGCTCCGGGTCGGCGGGCTGGTCGTCGAGGGCTCGGTGGCGCACCACGGCGAGGGGCTGGTGACCTTCGCCATCACCGACAAGCGCACCGAGATCCCGGTGGAATACCGCGGCCTGCTGCCGGACCTCTTCGCCGAGGGCAAAGGCGTCGTCGTGAAGGGCCAGATGAACGGCAACGGCGTCCTGGCCGCCGACAATGTGCTCGCCAAGCACGACGAGAACTACGTGCCGCCGGAAGTGCAGGAGGCCCTGGAAAAAGCCGGTGAATGGAAGAAGGGCGCGCCGGAGGGCATGACGGCGGAATGA
- a CDS encoding GNAT family N-acetyltransferase, which translates to MPTVHHRDAEPRDVPLILRMIRELAEYEALLHAVEADEAALHRTLFAPEPKVFAMIVECDGEPAGFALYYYTYSTFQGKHGIYIEDLYIRPAWRNQGLGKGVFRCLADKACREDFGRIEWSVLDWNSDAIAFYERQGAVAMNEWIRMRLEGEAITALAAPTSDGAV; encoded by the coding sequence ATGCCGACGGTGCACCACCGCGACGCCGAGCCGCGCGACGTTCCCCTGATCCTGCGGATGATCCGCGAGCTGGCCGAGTACGAAGCGCTTTTGCACGCCGTCGAGGCGGACGAGGCGGCGCTACACCGCACGCTCTTCGCGCCCGAGCCCAAGGTGTTCGCCATGATCGTGGAATGCGACGGCGAGCCGGCGGGCTTCGCGCTGTACTACTACACCTACTCCACCTTCCAGGGAAAACACGGCATCTACATCGAGGATCTCTACATCCGCCCGGCGTGGCGCAACCAGGGCCTGGGCAAGGGCGTTTTCCGCTGCCTGGCGGACAAGGCGTGCCGCGAGGACTTCGGGCGCATCGAGTGGAGCGTGCTGGACTGGAACAGCGATGCCATCGCTTTTTACGAGCGCCAGGGCGCCGTGGCGATGAACGAGTGGATCCGCATGCGCCTGGAAGGCGAGGCGATCACCGCGCTGGCTGCGCCCACAAGCGATGGTGCCGTTTAG
- the ccmB gene encoding heme exporter protein CcmB gives MKPGDPVTGGGAASGGLAATFAQVLARDLRLALRQRGDAMLAVLFFVLAASLFPFGVGAGTELLARIAPGVVWVTALLAVLLSLDRLFERDHLDGSLELLARAPAPLPVIVAAKTAAHWLTSGLPVVVAAPVIALMYALPSSAYPVLLLAMLLGTPCLSLIGSVGAALTLGARRGGVLMPLVVLPLYIPVLIFGVAAVDASLAGLPVRPHLMLLGAMLLGATALAPWAAAAGVRQAVA, from the coding sequence GTGAAGCCAGGCGATCCCGTGACCGGAGGCGGTGCCGCGAGCGGCGGGCTGGCTGCGACCTTCGCCCAGGTGCTCGCGCGCGACCTGCGGCTGGCGCTGCGCCAGCGCGGGGACGCCATGCTGGCGGTGCTCTTCTTCGTGCTGGCGGCGAGCCTGTTTCCCTTCGGCGTGGGCGCGGGCACAGAGCTGCTGGCGCGCATCGCGCCCGGCGTGGTCTGGGTGACGGCGCTGCTCGCGGTGCTGCTGTCCCTGGACCGGCTGTTCGAGCGCGACCATCTGGACGGGTCGCTGGAGCTGCTGGCGCGCGCGCCCGCGCCGCTGCCGGTGATCGTCGCGGCCAAGACGGCGGCGCACTGGCTGACCAGCGGCTTGCCGGTGGTGGTCGCGGCGCCGGTGATCGCGCTGATGTACGCGCTGCCCTCTTCGGCGTATCCTGTCCTGCTGCTGGCGATGCTGCTGGGCACGCCGTGCCTGAGCCTGATCGGCAGCGTGGGCGCGGCGCTGACGCTGGGGGCGCGGCGCGGCGGCGTGCTGATGCCGCTGGTGGTGCTGCCGCTCTACATCCCCGTGCTGATCTTCGGGGTGGCGGCGGTGGACGCCAGCCTGGCGGGGCTGCCGGTGCGCCCGCACCTGATGCTGCTGGGTGCCATGCTGCTGGGCGCGACGGCGCTGGCGCCCTGGGCCGCCGCGGCGGGCGTGCGCCAGGCGGTGGCGTGA
- the ccmD gene encoding heme exporter protein CcmD, producing the protein MQAVLDYLAMGGYAAYIWPAYGLSVLVMGGLVVQSVRQLRARQRAVAALERGRRRQRDTDGES; encoded by the coding sequence ATGCAGGCGGTGCTGGACTATCTGGCGATGGGCGGCTACGCGGCCTACATCTGGCCCGCGTACGGGCTGAGCGTGCTCGTGATGGGCGGGCTGGTGGTGCAGTCCGTGCGCCAGCTGCGCGCTCGCCAGCGCGCCGTGGCGGCGCTGGAACGCGGCCGCCGGCGGCAGCGCGACACCGACGGGGAGTCATGA
- a CDS encoding heme ABC transporter permease, producing MTDTAAPAQRRWNLHRWANPGRFLRLADAVLPWLAGLTAALLAVGLVGALALSPPDYQQGMSVKIMYVHVPSAWLALFAYTTVAAASVVALVWRHPLADIAAHAASPVGAAFTFLALATGSLWGKPMWGAWWVWDARLTSMLVLFFLYLGHMALAGAFEDPARGRKAAAVLAIVGFVNVPIIKFSVDWWNTLHQTASVMRFDAPAIHVSMLWPLLVMGAGFTAFFATVVLVRMKAELLAVRERNLRALQLRGD from the coding sequence ATGACCGACACGGCCGCGCCGGCTCAGCGCCGGTGGAACCTTCACCGCTGGGCGAACCCCGGGCGCTTCCTGCGCCTTGCCGACGCCGTGCTGCCCTGGCTCGCGGGGCTGACGGCGGCGCTGCTGGCGGTGGGGCTGGTGGGCGCCCTGGCGCTCTCGCCGCCGGACTACCAGCAGGGCATGAGCGTGAAGATCATGTACGTCCACGTGCCCTCGGCGTGGCTGGCGCTCTTCGCCTACACGACCGTGGCGGCGGCGAGCGTCGTGGCCCTGGTGTGGCGGCACCCGCTGGCGGACATCGCGGCGCACGCGGCCTCGCCCGTGGGCGCGGCCTTCACCTTCCTGGCGCTGGCGACGGGCTCGCTGTGGGGCAAGCCCATGTGGGGCGCTTGGTGGGTCTGGGACGCGCGCCTGACGTCGATGCTGGTGCTCTTCTTCCTCTACCTGGGCCACATGGCGCTGGCGGGCGCGTTCGAGGACCCGGCGCGCGGGCGCAAGGCGGCGGCGGTGCTGGCGATCGTGGGCTTCGTCAACGTGCCCATCATCAAGTTCTCGGTGGACTGGTGGAACACGCTCCATCAGACGGCGAGCGTGATGCGCTTCGACGCACCCGCCATCCACGTCTCGATGCTGTGGCCGCTGCTGGTTATGGGGGCCGGGTTCACCGCCTTCTTCGCCACCGTGGTGCTGGTGCGCATGAAGGCCGAGCTGCTGGCGGTGCGCGAGCGCAACCTGCGCGCGCTGCAGCTGCGCGGGGATTGA